The following nucleotide sequence is from Diospyros lotus cultivar Yz01 chromosome 3, ASM1463336v1, whole genome shotgun sequence.
AAATTAAGCTGTTCTTAAGTATCGTCATGAAGAACCCAATTACTATTAGCAGCTTTAGGGTTCCTAGTTTGTTTGTTATAACTTTGTTGGGCTCATGCATGGTTGTGACTCCTCAATTAACTAAAGATTTCTATTCAAGTACGTGTTCAGACGTGCTAAAGGTTGTACGGAGAGAGGTCCAAAATGCCATTAAAGCTGAAACTCGCATGGCGGCTTCTTTGCTTCGGCTTCACTTTCATGACTGCTTTGTAAATGTGAGAGCTTCTTCTTTCCTGCTTTCTTGGCTAATGTGGAAATGCATTATGGTGAATCTAGCGATACTAAAcaagtcaatatatatatatatatattgtgtactGAGTAGTTATGAAAAAATGTCTccttattaagattaaaaattaagCATAAACCGACTTTTCTCATGAAATAAGGAGTCTCATGCGCTAAGATGTCCGCCTTACCCATCAATGCATGTTtgatactatatatatatgtttgctaGGGTTGTGATGGATCGGTGCTGCTGGATGGAAGCGATAGCGAGAAGCTTGCAATTCCAAACCGGAACTCAGCGAGAGGATTCGAAGTGGTGGACGCCATTAAAAGTGCTGTGGAGAGTTCATGCAGTGGAGTTGTTTCGTGCGCTGACATTCTTGCGATTGCTGCTCGAGATTCGGTGCTCTTGGTGAGTCCTCTTTCTTCCCCCACTCATCATATCTCTTTTCTACAAATGTTTATTTTGGCCGGTATTTTACCCTTAATTAAAAAGCACtagtataaattataaaataaaataattgaatgcaAATTTcgatatatgcatgcatataatcaATGGAAAGTTTTGTAACACAAACGatacgctctctctctctctctctacaaatattatattatttataacaaccCATTATTGCAGAGTGGGGGAAATGGGTGGAGTGTGTTACTGGGAAGAAGGGATGGATTGGTGGCAAACCAGACGGGAGCCAACTCGGCCCTTCCTGCTCCCACCGACACCCTTGACGCCATCGCCACCAAATTCGCCGCCGTCGACCTCAACCTCACCGACGTTGTCCTTCTTTCGGGTGATCACCTCATTTTATTCATTCTGCATAGTTTCTATTATTtcttatgtataaatttttgaactaGAGGTTCGATCAGTAAACCTCCGATCAAACCAACAAACCAGTACTTGTTTCGATTTGATGACTGATCCAagaccaccccccccccccaaaaaaaaaaaataaaaaacatctCTTTCGATGTTTAGGTGCTCACACAATTGGATCAGCAAGATGCGCCTCCTTTAGCGACAGACTTTCCGACTTCAACGACACCGGCGCTCCGGACAGCACCATGGACGCCAACCTGGTGACTCAGCTGCAAAGCGCGTGCCCGACCACCGGTGACGGCAACAACACCGCCCCACTCGACGTGAACTCCATCGACTTATTCGACAATCATTACTTCCAGAACTTGCTTGTCGGAAAGGGCCTTCTCCATTCTGACCAAATCCTCTTCTCTGGTGACGAACCTGCCGTATCGACGACCAAGAGTTTGGTTCAATTCTACAGCAGCAACGCCGGCCTTTTTCTGGATCACTTCACGGCTTCCATGATCAagatgggaaacaaaagccctttaaCCGGGTCGGCCGGTGAGATCAGGAAGAACTGCAGGGTGGTGAATTCATAGACATTGCAGTGAAGTTAAATGAAATCAATCGGTCGGTTGGCAGAGGAATAAAGAAAGATGAATGTCTATCGATTAATTTAGATGGTGCTAAGGTTGTCGGCTATGTAATCAAGTTCGTGTCTGAAACTGTTAATGATTTAGGTTTCATGAAATGTCAAATGTATGTGtgatacaacaataaataagaaaaccGAAAGAAGTTTGAAGTCCTAAGCTTCATCAACCTTAAAACCAGCATAAATGGGCCCTAGCCCGACCGGCATATATGGGTGCAGAAATGAGTTGATCCTACAGTCAAAACTTCAGCGTAAATGGTAAAAAACTGGGAAAAAGaatttgatttatataaaatatgatactCCTAGATTACCGAAgccaaatatcaaaatttatttatcatgaatACAATACATGGATTCGATTTAATGTATTGGGATTATGAACTTACGATAAGATCAGAGTTGATAAAATTATAGGTTGGAAGCAATCCGGAGAACATCAGTTAATGCAAACTGGGTACACTATCAGTGAGGCATAGATCTAACGAAAAGAAGAATTAAGTCAGCACAATCCGAGATTAAAATAGCTATTACCTCATGATCCCCTCTTTGTCCAAACAAACATTACCTTAAACAATAAGCAAACTTACGGTCAAAACGCTAAAAACGATGAGGAAAAGAAAACTGCTCTTATTAATTTCCCTGCACATCACTAGGCTTTATTTCTCTATTTGATGAATAACGGTTAAATCCGCAAATAAAGTATTCTGTTTTTAATAGTTCTAATTAacttcataaataaattatactctTT
It contains:
- the LOC127797863 gene encoding peroxidase 59, whose protein sequence is MKNPITISSFRVPSLFVITLLGSCMVVTPQLTKDFYSSTCSDVLKVVRREVQNAIKAETRMAASLLRLHFHDCFVNGCDGSVLLDGSDSEKLAIPNRNSARGFEVVDAIKSAVESSCSGVVSCADILAIAARDSVLLSGGNGWSVLLGRRDGLVANQTGANSALPAPTDTLDAIATKFAAVDLNLTDVVLLSGAHTIGSARCASFSDRLSDFNDTGAPDSTMDANLVTQLQSACPTTGDGNNTAPLDVNSIDLFDNHYFQNLLVGKGLLHSDQILFSGDEPAVSTTKSLVQFYSSNAGLFLDHFTASMIKMGNKSPLTGSAGEIRKNCRVVNS